A region of the Nitrospirota bacterium genome:
AGTATCGTGTTCATCTGATTATTAAGGGTCATTTTACTTGAACTTATCGAAAGCGCCCCCCCCTGATCCTTGCTTACAAACCTTGTTATTGATTTATCCTTACCTTCAGATGTGACCGTCCAGACAAGAAGCGTAAAAAGCGCAATATAGAATATTATTGTCTGCCGCTTACCATATTCTAGCCCGAATATTTTTCCTGATCTCATAAATTCCACTATCAAGGTTTGCGACAAGCCCTTCTCCATCAAGAACAAAAGCTTGTCCTGTAACATGAACCATGCCGGTACTTCGCACCTGCCTGTCTTCATCAGACCACATGAGGTTACCCACATTTATCGTAACATCCCTGGAAAGCCTTATAATTACATCTCTATCCTCTTTTTCCATAAAAAATGAACTGGTGCCAATATTGTACCTCCCCTTCTCTGCTGTTAGTGTTATGGTTCCGACTTGCTGGGTCCTGTGAGTAATATTTATATCCTGCAGCAAGGCTTCTTCCTCACCGCTCGCAATCGAGGCTTTTTTTGCCCCGATTTCCCACTCGACTATAGAACCATTTACACGTGTAAGATAAAAATCATCTATCTCCTGAACCGTATCTCCAAGCGTTGACAATACTGAAGGCCTTTCAAGGTTATCTTTGTACCCGCTGAAAAATCCGGCCACGACAATAATAAATAAGAATATATATATTACTCCAAGTAATAATTTCCATTTACTTGTCATGCGCATCAGCATTGATAACCATTCGAGCATGTAATATACCACATGCGGCTGTTCAAGTAAAGAATTTTAAGCACGAATCTTGCATTGTTTGATTTAAGAAGAAAAAAGACAGGTAACAGATTAACTGATTGAATACTTGGACATACCTTCTTTATACAGATCACCACCATGTACATCATTTATGACAATGACAGGAAAGTCTTCGACTTCAATCCGGCGGACAGCTTCAGTGCCCAAATCATCAAAAGCTATTATTTCTGCTTTCTTGATCCTCTTCGAAAGAAGTGCAGCTACACCTCCAATAGCAGCAAAGTAAACACACTTGTGCTTATGCATCGCCTCTATAACTTCTTTTCCTCTTCCGCCCTTGCCTATCATACCTTTCAGGCCATGTTCTATAAGATAAGGGGAGTACGGGTCCATTCTCCCACTCGTCGTAGGCCCGGCAGAACCTATAGGCATTCCGGGCCTGGCTGGTGTGGGACCGACAAAATAAATTACCTGTCCTCTGAGATCGAAGGGAAGTTTATCTCCATCCTTTATCATCTGTACAAGCCTCTTATGTGCTGCGTCCCTGGCAGTATACAGTACCCCGCTTATCTCTATCCTGTCACCCGCCTTCAGGCTGGCTATGACATCCTCCGTCAAAGGTGTCGTCATTTTTTTTACCGACATAATATTTTTTTCTCCTAAATCACTATACTCTTATGCCTGCTTGAATGACATCCTATGTTCACTGCAACCGGCAGACTCGCAATATGGCAGGGATGAACTTCAACATGTACGGCAAGGGCGGTAGTATTGCCTCCAAGACCGACCGGGCCAATTCCAATCTGATTTATCTTCTTTAGAAGTTCTTGTTCCAGGGAGGCAACATCCATTCTCGCATTGGGTTGTCCCACCGGTCTCAGCAAGGCCTTTTTAGCAATCATAGCCGCCTTCTCAAAATCACCGCCTATTCCGACGCCCACTACTACAGGTGGACACGGATTTGCGCCTGCATTCCTGACAGAATCTACAACAAACTGCTTGACACCTTCTATTCCATCAGCAGGACGAAGCATTTTTAGAGATGCCATATTCTCACACCCGCCGCCGGCAATATCCAGTTTAA
Encoded here:
- a CDS encoding fumarate hydratase, whose amino-acid sequence is MRRVHFNDIVDKVREMCMDANFNLSADVTAAYEKAIDTEKSPLGQEVLRQIMQNSEIAAKESMPLCQDTGLAVFFIEFGQDVSIAGGLLSDAVNEGVRQGYSKGYLRKSVVEEPVFNRRNTTDNTPAIIHTEIVAGENISIKLDIAGGGCENMASLKMLRPADGIEGVKQFVVDSVRNAGANPCPPVVVGVGIGGDFEKAAMIAKKALLRPVGQPNARMDVASLEQELLKKINQIGIGPVGLGGNTTALAVHVEVHPCHIASLPVAVNIGCHSSRHKSIVI
- the lptC gene encoding LPS export ABC transporter periplasmic protein LptC; amino-acid sequence: MLEWLSMLMRMTSKWKLLLGVIYIFLFIIVVAGFFSGYKDNLERPSVLSTLGDTVQEIDDFYLTRVNGSIVEWEIGAKKASIASGEEEALLQDINITHRTQQVGTITLTAEKGRYNIGTSSFFMEKEDRDVIIRLSRDVTINVGNLMWSDEDRQVRSTGMVHVTGQAFVLDGEGLVANLDSGIYEIRKNIRARIW
- a CDS encoding Fe-S-containing hydro-lyase, with amino-acid sequence MSVKKMTTPLTEDVIASLKAGDRIEISGVLYTARDAAHKRLVQMIKDGDKLPFDLRGQVIYFVGPTPARPGMPIGSAGPTTSGRMDPYSPYLIEHGLKGMIGKGGRGKEVIEAMHKHKCVYFAAIGGVAALLSKRIKKAEIIAFDDLGTEAVRRIEVEDFPVIVINDVHGGDLYKEGMSKYSIS